One Cervus canadensis isolate Bull #8, Minnesota chromosome 1, ASM1932006v1, whole genome shotgun sequence genomic window carries:
- the LOC122450318 gene encoding 60S ribosomal protein L7a-like encodes MPKGKKAKGKKVAPAPAVVKKQEAKKVVNPLFKKRPKNFGIGQDIQPKRDLTRFVKWPRYIRLQRQRAILYKRLKVPPAINQFTQALDRQTATQLLKLAHKYRPETKQEKKQRLLARAEKKAAGKGDVPTKRPPVLRAGVNTVTTLVENKKAQLVVIAHDVDPIELVVFLPALCRKMGVPYCIIKGKARLERLVHRKTCTTVAFTQVNSEDKSALAKLVEAIRTNYNDRYDEIRRHWGGNVLGPKSVARIAKLEKAKAKELATKLG; translated from the coding sequence ATGCCAAAGGGAAAGAAGGCCAAGGGGAAGAAGGTAGCCCCGGCCCCGGCCGTGGTGAAGAAGCAGGAGGCCAAGAAGGTGGTCAACCCCCTGTTCAAGAAGAGGCCCAAGAATTTTGGCATTGGACAGGACATCCAACCCAAGAGGGACCTCACCCGCTTTGTCAAATGGCCCCGCTACATCCGGCTGCAGCGGCAAAGGGCTATTCTCTATAAGCGGCTGAAGGTGCCTCCTGCAATTAACCAATTCACCCAGGCCTTGGACCGACAAACAGCTACTCAACTGCTTAAGCTGGCCCACAAGTACAGACCAGAgacaaagcaggagaagaagcagaGGCTGCTGGCCCGCGCTGAGAAGAAAGCCGCCGGCAAAGGCGACGTCCCCACCAAGAGGCCACCTGTCCTTAGAGCAGGGGTCAACACTGTCACCACCCTGGTGGAGAACAAGAAGGCTCAGCTGGTGGTGATCGCTCACGATGTGGATCCCATCGAGCTCGTGGTCTTCCTGCCTGCCCTGTGCCGCAAGATGGGGGTTCCCTACTGCATCATCAAGGGCAAGGCCCGGCTGGAGCGCCTGGTCCACAGGAAGACATGCACCACCGTGGCCTTCACACAAGTCAACTCGGAGGACAAGAGTGCTCTGGCTAAGCTGGTGGAAGCCATCAGAACCAATTACAACGACAGATACGATGAGATCCGTCGTCACTGGGGAGGCAATGTCCTGGGGCCGAAGTCAGTGGCTCGCATTGCCAAGCTGGAAAAGGCTAAGGCCAAAGAACTGGCCACCAAGCTGGGCTGA
- the LOC122450359 gene encoding 60S ribosomal protein L37-like codes for MTKGMSPFGKRRNKTHSLCRRCGSKAYHLQKSTCGKCGYPAKRKRKYNWSAKAKRLNTTRTGRMRHLKIVYRRFRHGFCEGTTPKPKQAVVAASSSS; via the coding sequence ATGACGAAGGGAATGTCACCGTTTGGAAAGCGTCGGAATAAGACGCACTCGCTGTGCCGCCGCTGTGGCTCTAAGGCCTATCACCTTCAGAAGTCGACCTGTGGCAAGTGTGGCTACCCTGCCAAGCGAAAGAGAAAGTATAATTGGAGTGCTAAAGCTAAAAGACTTAATACCACCAGGACTGGTCGAATGAGGCACCTAAAAATTGTATACCGCAGATTCAGGCATGGATTCTGTGAAGGAACAACACCTAAACCCAAGCAAGCGGTTGTTGCAGCATCCAGTTCATCCTAA